The DNA region GCAATCATCTTTCTAATTTCTTAGCTAAAACAGCTAGATCTTTTCATAGggatttattttttgttggttgttctatttcGGTCTGGTTatccagaccacctcaagtttgagtaataaaaTGGCCGTTtgacgtaaaaaaaaatattaaaaagtttttcttttactattttatatttatttttatcgttgtttagttttcaaaaatataacgTGAGTTGgaaatatttatttggttatTGGGTTATTCCACTACTCCGATATTGCAATATTCTTGTTAATATAATTAGTCACAAATTGCTAACTAAAAGTGAGAATTTGGATTTTGTTTctagttttagatttaaaagctggaatcaaacataaatattaCTAACGGAAATTTGTTATGAACCATATACAATGTTTCTTCCATAATTCAAAACCCAATAACAGATTTGGGTATATATAATTTGGTACACAAAAGCACAAAACTAAAACAAGTTTGGGACCCATTCGTTAACGTGAGTTTTGTTTCTAGTTGCATAATTGTACTATGACTTTTTGGCAATTAACCTCACTCGCTGAATTAGGTGAAGTAACTGAATCACACTTTGCACGTTTCTACCACCTTCTTAAGGAGGGACTATTTTGCCACcaaatcaatattattttttcataacgCTGGATAACATATTGCATCATCATATAATTTCTAAATctattatatatgataattaactACCTCCAATATATGTAATTTGATGAACAGTTTCACGGAAAAGGATTCCATGTTGAAACTCTCCCTGAAATAGATAAATTGATAGACGGTTCTACATGTACGACATTTTCAATATAGACTATTTTGTCAcctaatcaatactattaaaacatgatcatCCATGATTTATATCCTTAATAAAAATTGTACTTTTGCCAAAAacacttttgtttttaaaaatgataatgaAATTCATTAATGGTATTTAAGTCTTTTAATTTTGAACCTACATATGTTAACTTTAAATCTAATATAagtattatatgtttaaatattggACATACATGTCTTATTAACCCTTGATAAATTAACAAACATAATGAcattaacatattattattttaaacttatgTATATTCAACATagataatttgaatattatacatatattcaatACAAACGAAAATTCTATATTTTGCACCATATATCATTTACATATTTGATATCatttttgtgtataatattatttagtgATCAGAAATGAATATATACCcccaaaattataaaaatgttatttactatggaattttatacataaaatgaTATTGCAATTATGAGTgtttaagaatattttaaaaattatcataaattttaaatttaaatctaaaaataaaatggaaatttataatatgttaCTAATAACGGGAATAAACTAATAGTGTCATAtcaataagttttttaaaattattattttcttatttgaatgacataatacattttttatcaAAGTCTAAAGAATcacaatttaatataatattaaagagTATATGagaaacttaataaaatcaCTAGAAATATTATCagttatttgtgtttttattggACCAATGGTATCAGATCGCGGGTTACTAGCGAATCTTTGGGTTTTTATTGGATTCTATCGAATTTTTAATCAACGTATTTTTCATTAACTCCGAACCGGATTATATACAAGGTATTGGGTTTATCGGTTCAACTACAGATCTGAATTGGATATGAAAACACTTattagaaatcaaaatttttatagaacaacttttagattattatttttataataaatggaAAAACAAACTCCCATTTTAAGCATGGATCAAAATCTattaacaattaaaatataatcagtTTTAAGAGGCTGGCCtgtataaatttgttttttgattCCTTGTCTAAAGATCTCAGTTAGAGTTGTAATTCTCTTTATATTTTAGACTCTCTTTATCTAATCTTTTAATATGAGACTTTGTTTCATGGAATCCTTCACAACCTTTTCTCGCAAACGACATGTTGTTTTTGTactgatatatttatttatatttatgggTTTTCTAGATGAATGATGTCAATGGAGGATTCAtcggaaagaaaaaaaaagttcttgcTGAGTGCTGGTTCATAAAGAATGCCGGCAAGGAAGGATTAACCGCTCTGATAACACCTATCGTCTTCCTAGCCTTAGATCAATCTAAAGGAATAAGAAGAGCGTTTTTGGGTAGTTAAGACTTTTATTgtcttcatttattttaacagtaGGGAATAGCAGAAGAAGCAAATACAAGAAGCAAATGTAGGAACCTGGACCCCTTGAAACGTGGAAGCAACAAAGTTGAAAAAGAAAGTGAGTTACTCTACTCCTTCACTAGAGGCAACAGAGTATGACTCAATTATTTGctgaatgaaaacaaaataaacaacgAGACTTTTTCAAACGATGGCTGGTTCTTTGTGTTCAGCTTCCTCTGCCAGTTCAAGGTTTTGAACACTTGTTGTCCCATTCAATGTGGTAGCCGAAGTAGGCATCTTGAACTTAATACACATGATTTCATCGCTGCTTTcccaaaatttaattaaatacacATACTTGGACTCAACCTGCACTGGTTGGAAACCTTGACCGTTAAAAATACAAAccaaaaagtataaaaatgcTAGGATCTTCGAATAATTAAGCATCGATGGAAAACAGATGTTTGAAAGTTGTTCAAACGTGATTATAATCATTGTTGGATGTACATAACACTGAATATAATTGGTCTAAACTAAAAAGCATGCAAATATGagttttttgtaactattttaaaaataccttATTATGATTCTAACTTTATGTATATCAAAGTTGAGGGGTTGACCCATAAAATAGGCAAGGTGTGTATTTCCTAAAACTAGAGCCTGCCTTAGGGTTGGGAGCAATCAAAATAACCAGGCTGTTTTGGTTTTATGTATATACACAGAAGTAAAAAATACCTCAGCAAACTCATAAGGAAGTCCCGTAACAGGTATCACAAAGTGGTTGCCATCACTAAGATGCAAACAAGAGCAGAGGTTTGCATGATAGTACACTACCTTCCCAACTTGAACACCCACCTCTATCGATCCCACCATAGTATATTCTGCATTAGTTAAAATATGATATCAgaaataaaacatttgaaattattattaagaaaaaatattagaaactaTGAGAAATAAACGATCGAGAGAGTTGAAACTCTAGGAATATAATAAGAAATTATTACGTACTTGCTAAACCTGATACGGTAACAGCGTGGGGTTGGTCGGAATGGGTCTTCAGATCAGTGACCTCTATGTAATTGGAACTCTGGTCTATAACATTTGAACAGATAAATCGTGGAAGTTATGGCGAGTCATGACAGGtaaaaaaacatgatttataCAACTTAACGAAGATAAATCCAATAACAATTATTGAATTGGTCTGTCAAAAAATAGGTTTAGCCAAATAGATACTTTACACACAGAGTTAAGTAATTAACCAAAACATATATCTTGATAAACTCTAACAAATCGATCAGTTTTATTACAGATAAGATAATAGTATGCATAAATAGGCAGGCTCAATTCAATAATATTGGATGCTTACAATTTTatttgcaaaaagaaaagaaggtaAAACTAATGTATTAATTTCTGAGGGAAACTATACTTAGATTAAATTTATCATCACACCTAATTAAACAAACACAGAGATTTACAAAAATAGCAAAAAAATCAGGATTAGCAAATAGATCTTACTTGGGTTGCAGAATTCAAAATTGAGAGCATGAAAAGGTGGGAAGAAGAGTATGACGACGAAAAATAACAGAGGTTGGAAGTGAGACATAGCCATGACTCGATCAGCTTGTTACTCTTCAACAAggaatagattttttttttaactcagtTTGTGATACTTGATATGGTATAATGCCCACTGTCTTATAGCCTACAGATTATCAATGTCTGGTGAACTAAAGGGTTTCTACACCATGCGCATGATAGcatattttttaaagttataattatttattccattaaaatttaatctacattttaataatattagattgtGGTTTTATCAGTAtgtaaaacttaaaataattatatgtaatttgCTTTATTTCGTTTAACAAATTTTAGcttatattttcagattttgttaaattttattataaaaatcattttattaattaattttagttgaaTACacagaagtaaaaaaaaaactaatttacaTCAATACAGTAAAAGCACAAGGTTCTCTCAAGTGATTGACACATCAGATTTTTAGAAGTCTATGAGAGTGacatgtcaataaatgaaaaaaattgaaaaaccaatcaaaacatTTTGATTCTACACGTCGTTTTATGTTGTGCTTTACCTTTTCACCTTTGTTTATTTTACGATCACAAAGTAGAGAGAGATATATCAACGAAGGAACTCGACATCGAAGCAAGTAGTGGTGTTGGCGGCAGATTCAATGACCATCAATGTAACAACCTGTCCTGCGGAACCACCTGCCCATAGATCCaagctcacagcgctgcagcgcacctaCCCCAACCCCTCTATTATGAGTTTTCActaactccataattaggttgttggtaaggttcgaacccccgacctcaccctttaacTGCATTCCCACatgacaagctgtcaccaacaacctaattatggaatgctgttaaagggtgaggtcggGGGTTCGGTAATCTCATATGGTTTCAAGAAGAGATATAGCTACTCAGATGAGTCTGAAATAGATGAGTCCTAATAATAATCACGTTACTATTTATTTCAAACATTGCTTATTTTGGTGATTGAGCCTCTCTGCAGAAAATCTTGGTAGATGATAGGTGAGAGAAGTAAAAATGGAAAAGGAGCAACGATGATCAAGTGTCCAAAGAAACGTGTCATGTCTTTAAGGTTATCAAGAGAGCGCTATCTGAGGTTGAAGATAACTTTGGTATGTTCTACTTCTTTTTTCTGGGGATATCTCAGAACAGCtttgaatttttcaatttttttgtgaatGTTTGCATATGGCaaagagacaaagaagaagaaagaaaatgttGACCCTAACAAACCCAAGCTAATGTGACTCATGTGTATTATAAGCTTTCAGTTTATAGAAGTTTCTAAACTGTTACAAAAAATTATTCACAGCAAAGATGCAAAGAAAGTTTTGACAGAGGAACGTCCTTGGACGAGCAACTTGGCAATCACTGTTCTAATCTCAGTGAATTGGAAGGTCTGTACAATTTTCTATAATCATCTGCTTTTAATAACAGCTACTGCTTGAACTCTTCTTGATTATGAAAATGTGGGAATTAAAGCTGATCATGAAGTTGtttacttttcttctttttgtaggGACATAAGATTAAGGCAtctgtttttatatgctttacattgatagtgctcaaattacgcTGTaaagcttactctctcaaataagaggtacaactgtagttttagggatcgaatcacgaggagctagggaaccaattaaatctaatcaattaatcaatcctaggtgaagttggttttaataatgaaatgtaaataacaattcctaaaatgagcaaggtagttgctctaactaacaatatgatgggtgttTAAATGAatatgaagagtgctagacttagggcttttattcaggaatgaagattataatatctataaatgcctaacaagttgcttgcttgatactatagaactcagtcgcttaactctcagtgatgtctcactggtttaaataatctagatctctggcctcaactgtcgtatgttgacacagaaaaagagtcgatcgatatcctttagagatatcgagcgatacacctttcgctcggtgatcgattcacctgtcaggatatcgatcgacggcttctagatatgcctaggcgcgagccgataatgaacactagatctcaaggagggcggttagctcttctccaaggagacactagttcaaacagataattcaagatatcaaagatcctagtgatctatgttctagttagctactctagaacaaacTTAgagtgcaatctatttgatgaatatcacaacttagcaattatagtttggggctaatcccacaaacctatttaaaccctagatctaacaagtagactactcagacatagctaagcaattcatagtaatagatagataaaagaattgcatagataaggagtagaaaacaaatggagttcacaaatctctccaatctctcaaaacatataaaactctagtctctctctcacactctctgcttttcttagactcttcaaaagcttgccgtcaaaaacacttagcatgaatatttaagcatttccattaggttaaaaactcgtcaggggcaatctcgtaatttggtgaagtcttggtgaagtagtcggctaaaccatttcgtcctcgatatcgatcgacaacactagatgagtatcgatcgattataatcttctagtacgcggatcttctcagctacatcgatcgacaactctggatgagtatcgatcgattcttatcacaatgttgacttccgacttggtcttgaatggtcaactcgggtgtattatctcttgtactccaaaatgctccaaaaacatcactttatcatgaaacgctcctgaacctgaaaacatacctaacaggctagaaaacacattagttatataataaaatactagtatatcatggtagaaaatgggtgaaatccatggtatataaTACATCTTCTGGAAGATCAGGAAGGTTCAtaactttcttttctttagaAATGTTTTTCATGTCTGTGCTATTTATAGCTATCTAATTAGTTATGTTTATTGATTTCCTTGCAGGTTGATTGGAGGGACTTGTTATATCAAAATTCTAAggaggatttttttttgtaaagttagTGACATGTGTGATGAAAGAGAACTGGTGTGTAAAGTTAGTGATGCATATGTGGTCAAGATCATATAACTAAAGGATCTGATAAAATGAGATCtatactctttttcctttatcaATCCAATGTCGAATGAGTGTATTATTTTGTTCTCACATATATGTCGTTATGGATAAGTTCATGTATtgttaaaattacattttacaTTGTTAAGATTATATGGTCTCCCCCACATATTTTCATGCTCATACATGTCAcagatgtatatttttatgaacAAGCTCTGCTAAAACAAACTCTAGTATCATGCATTAAAgaaaatacacacacacacacacatatatatatatatattacaaaaaatacTCCTTacacaaaaacaataaatttacaagtatataaatatttttaagatataaaataaataaaaattactaaaagtTCGAAATCCAAAACAAACTCTATTGAAATCTACTCATTACAATTTTCAcagaaaaaatgttaaaaacattGAATTTAAACAAATGATAGTTATCaaactaaaacattttaataaaaattaacataaaagaaaaacccCGCAACGTAGCGCGGGTATTGACCTAGTTAATTCAATGAGTCAATTAACACTCACTGAACGAATATATTTTATGGCAATTATACAcgaataatttaataattcgAAAATATGAGAAACTATTGAACTCAATCATTTGCTGCCATTACTCTATGATTGGTTGTTCTTACATCAATAAAGTAcaattcaaatattttgaatatctaTAATAAAAGTATGATTATccacaatttttatatttatattctaaagttaatatgaaacttttttatatttataattaggTTATTAAGTAAAAAGATCCACTAAATAATAAgttattcttatattttaaataacttatTGGTTTATCTATTCCGGTCTAGTTTTCTAGACCatctcaagtttgagtaatagagcAGCCGTttgctataaaaaaaaaacttaccaagGTAATGCTCATTGGAAACAAGGTTTAAATGACTTCAAGAATCAATTCTCTACAACAAATACATGGGACTACTTGCGTTGGCCGCAAGGAGTTGGTCATATGGCACAAGCTTCTCTGGTTTTCGCAGGCTATCCCCAGACAATCATTCATGGTATGCTTGGCATTTAGAGCAGGCTATCAACAGGTACTCAAATGAGACAATGGGGTATCACTCaaggatgttttttttttggcgaaagAAATGAAAGTAGAGATCACTTATATTTTGCATGCCTATACACATTTACTCTATGGAAAAATGTAGCAGGACGGTTACTTGGTCCATCCATCATGCCGAATTGTGATGATACATTTTCTAGTGTGCTAGGCCTTAATGCGAGCAAGATGGATATTATTCTAATGGGGAGGGTTTTACATTCAGCAATCCACATGGTGTTGGGGGGGGGGGATTGTCTTTCAGGGGAAAGACAAACTCGTAAATTGGACAGATATATTCGAAATTCGGATTACTTCTGTGCAGTTAAAGAAAATCATAAGCTGGAGGGACTATTAAAAAGATGGTTAGCAGTAAGTTCATTTTGATTTTGACTATTTGagtgtgttttcttttctatttttcaatTTCCAGCATTTTTCAATAATTGTGCTCTAGAAGGAGATTTATAACAAATTCTTGTAAAAGTTACTTTCAAGcttgatcaataaatttgatattccatcaaaaaaataactaaaatgtaaatttcataaataaaattgtcCAAGACACAATAAAGTGAAAGCCATGCCACCTTTTATACTAAGTCAAGttatcatttttctttcaaaatcaatgagaaatacttgggttcacccctagagtgaacttttaggctcacccaaccaataggatttcgttatttcatattcagtatcttttaaaaaaggaaacaatatactgtcaaattatattatgtttttaaaataaatataaatagaaaataatagtagtcacaaaaaaagattttatatttaaaataccgtcatcaaaacactaaaccctaaattctaaaccctaaatcataaaccttaaatccatggtaaacccttggataaatcttaaatttttggattgtttttttaaaatatttttaaccaaatcagtaaaacactaaaccctaaaccctaaatactaaaccctaaacccttgggtaaatcataaacccttggtaatcataaacccttggataaatcctaaaccataggatttagaatttatccaagcattttggatttaccaagggtttagagtttatccaggggtttagggtttaggatttaggatttagggtttagggtttagtatttggctGATggtattaaaatgtatttttctaaaacttatttttgtttgcaactaatattaatttttattttttagtttaaaaatattaatataatttgacaatattttgtttccttttttaaaagatactgaatatgaaataacgaaatcctattggttgggtgaacctaaaagttcactctaggggtgaacccaagaatttctcaaAATCAATATGAAGACGAGacatatcaaatcatttttcaaataatgtctagagaataaaaaatcttataatattcTGCAAAATTAGTGGATCGACTCGAACCCACACTTGGCGAGCATAACGACAGTGGAACAATAAGTCTGGGAAGAGGTTTCTTTGTAAGAACTTTTGTTTCGTTATGAATGGAACAAGAACTGGATTTTCTCTAAGTATCAAAGGCCATTCGTACTATCAAAGCATCTATAACCTAGAATAAACAGCGATTAACTGCCAATAGAGCGATCAATGTCTAAGAAAGTGTTGACGGATCACAGAGACAACTAAGGAAAGTTAGGACATTCGGGAATGTGGGTTCCAAGTAAGGCAAGTTCAATTGGTCATCCTCGACGGGATTCTACAAAAGGAAGGTCGGGTCTGCGAGAGTCGTATAAGGAAATAATTGTAGAGATTAAGTCAATCTGATATTCGTGTatacgcacaccaattaacctaatgtgcacactaccacaatcgaatggtatgtcgatgtagcactttaggatcgaatccacagagaccaactattacactttatttctatgggaTCAAAATCAAGCTAAGACAAATATGGGGTTTTGTTTTGAGGGTAACGTGCAAagcaagtaaaataatataaatgagaattcaatttaaagagaagccagcctagggttacttcatcgggtgttaatacttgtgagctaaacaattattcaagtgctaataagaacagtctagaactcggatcactcaagtagaacagtccactgtcgtagCACTGctcctatgctgatcgatctcaccgtttaactgtcgttgaggtgagaagcgatcgcaagcaatagagatcaggtccgatatgttcacaaaacaccctaatatctagtttcgctgattagggatgcaatgatCATTCACAAcaaatctagcaacctattacacggttaatgaacatgttaaacctatgatctaacattaagcggccagtttaatgcaagcagtaagaatggttatgaatgaagacaatcgagtgattcacttatctatgtttagctcacgaaatcaacaccctagaaccctagacaagctagccgactactcagccatgaaaagagaaaacacagagttcatagatgaataatactgcataaatataacataaacaaagagagggttcaggatgatcttctctaaacgagagagagatggagccttctccctttacaaataGCAAAATCCTCAAATCCtaaagtctccaatggtttcttgtgtctagaatagcgtagtatcatgtagaaaaatagaaaataagatatatcaaagccacatgcggctgggagagaaaaagaggataattagggtaaatcccgagatgttgtattttccttattcgtcgggaacaaccgcgggatcactctgtctgcttgttccgcttgatcgggaacagtcatcagactgttctacgtgaaaatcaccaaactgcattgatttctACCTCTTTTGCTCCaacaggtccatctcccatccagtgcaactccagacctgtaatgactcgaaaaggactagaaaaactcgataaagacttgaaaacaaattagaaaacatatatacaatgatgtataaaacaccatatatcacaaTCCTTTGTGGGCAAAGTTTGGCCAATCAAAATTAGGAAACATCAATAAATTTCCAGCTTGGTGAGCAAGTCCAAGAGTAGTATGAAAATGGACATTCATCTCTCATTCTAGACAGAAGTAAAAAACAAGTTAGAGATATTTCAGAGCAAGAACGTAGTTCTAGAGAGAGAGTTTCGAAGTTAGGATCGAGCGAGGAGGGTCGAAAGAATATTCTCCGGAAAACACAGTCAAGTTCAGATTCTTCTGTCTTTTAAGATCAGTCCAAGTGAGGATGTGATTCGTGGCGGTCCAGTAAGAATTGATTGTCTGGTATGATTCAGTAGGATCAAATTTATGGTTGAATATAATTCGTTTATGGAAAGTTTGTTCATTGTGTTCTTAGGAAAATGTGTGATGAAATTCATTTATGGAAAATTCATTTTTGTGTTCTTAAGAGATGTAGGTTGGTAATTTTTTATGGAAAGTTCATTTATTCCATTTTTACGAAATGCATGCTAGATTTGATGGAATGATAATTGAGAACCTAATGCATGAAATTATAATGCATTTAAGGAAGGAATAACTGAATTGAGTTAATTAAGGAAACTGATTAAAAGAATGTTATGGACCTTAGGTTTGGCTACGGGCCGTGATGGACCGACGGGTCACAGGTTAGCTACGGCCGCATGTTTATGGGCCTTCGGGTTGAAAGGTTAGGAAGGCTAAAGTAATGAGAAATATTGTAATTAgataggtaaaggaatgttCAAACCAGATGCTAGGGTGTTAGTATTGATGGAGTATTTGATTATTGGACTAGTAAGCAATATTGAGCTTCCTGACTGAGTATTTGTTTATGCTCATGCCTCGTTTTTTATGAAGGTGATGAGTGGTCCATCGGGACAATGAAGACTATCGTGGCGTGTTTTTATAAACTTGAGGTTTTATTTGAgtgttttatgaattttattctgTTACTCTACATTATTTTTCTCAGATTTATTAATAACATTGCAGTATTTGCTTAAGTTTATTTGGTGAAACTTTTATGAATTTACTTAGAAATTTTTTcgagaattttaaatatttccgGGTTTGGGTGTTTCAGAAAACCTCACTTAGGAGCCACAAAGGGGTATAACCCCTGACACCAAGGTGGACGAGCCACTCAGAAAGACCATTGGGCCATGACTACCTTAGCTAATAGTAGCTAAATAGCAACCATAAAAAGACTAACATATATTTCATAAGTTTCCCAAGTTGTCAAAAATTTCAGTAAC from Raphanus sativus cultivar WK10039 chromosome 8, ASM80110v3, whole genome shotgun sequence includes:
- the LOC130494633 gene encoding uncharacterized protein LOC130494633; translated protein: MAMSHFQPLLFFVVILFFPPFHALNFEFCNPNQSSNYIEVTDLKTHSDQPHAVTVSGLAKYTMVGSIEVGVQVGKVVYYHANLCSCLHLSDGNHFVIPVTGLPYEFAEVESKYVYLIKFWESSDEIMCIKFKMPTSATTLNGTTSVQNLELAEEAEHKEPAIV